A part of Saccharomyces cerevisiae S288C chromosome XIV, complete sequence genomic DNA contains:
- the ABZ1 gene encoding 4-amino-4-deoxychorismate synthase (Para-aminobenzoate (PABA) synthase; has similarity to Escherichia coli PABA synthase components PabA and PabB; required for the synthesis of para-aminobenzoic acid, an important intermediate for folate and ubiquinone Q biosynthesis; protein abundance increases in response to DNA replication stress), whose amino-acid sequence MLSDTIDTKQQQQQLHVLFIDSYDSFTYNVVRLIEQQTDISPGVNAVHVTTVHSDTFQSMDQLLPLLPLFDAIVVGPGPGNPNNGAQDMGIISELFENANGKLDEVPILGICLGFQAMCLAQGADVSELNTIKHGQVYEMHLNDAARACGLFSGYPDTFKSTRYHSLHVNAEGIDTLLPLCTTEDENGILLMSAQTKNKPWFGVQYHPESCCSELGGLLVSNFLKLSFINNVKTGRWEKKKLNGEFSDILSRLDRTIDRDPIYKVKEKYPKGEDTTYVKQFEVSEDPKLTFEICNIIREEKFVMSSSVISENTGEWSIIALPNSASQVFTHYGAMKKTTVHYWQDSEISYTLLKKCLDGQDSDLPGSLEVIHEDKSQFWITLGKFMENKIIDNHREIPFIGGLVGILGYEIGQYIACGRCNDDENSLVPDAKLVFINNSIVINHKQGKLYCISLDNTFPVALEQSLRDSFVRKKNIKQSLSWPKYLPEEIDFIITMPDKLDYAKAFKKCQDYMHKGDSYEMCLTTQTKVVPSAVIEPWRIFQTLVQRNPAPFSSFFEFKDIIPRQDETPPVLCFLSTSPERFLKWDADTCELRPIKGTVKKGPQMNLAKATRILKTPKEFGENLMILDLIRNDLYELVPDVRVEEFMSVQEYATVYQLVSVVKAHGLTSASKKTRYSGIDVLKHSLPPGSMTGAPKKITVQLLQDKIESKLNKHVNGGARGVYSGVTGYWSVNSNGDWSVNIRCMYSYNGGTSWQLGAGGAITVLSTLDGELEEMYNKLESNLQIFM is encoded by the coding sequence ATGCTGTCCGATACAATTGACACaaagcaacaacagcaacagcttCATGTCCTGTTCATAGACTCTTATGATTCATTCACCTACAATGTAGTGAGACTAATTGAACAACAAACTGATATCTCACCGGGAGTCAACGCCGTGCACGTGACGACGGTACATAGTGATACGTTCCAATCTATGGATCAGCTATTGCCACTTTTGCCGCTTTTTGATGCTATCGTTGTTGGCCCAGGACCTgggaatcccaacaatgGTGCACAAGATATGGGTATAATATCTGAGCTTTTCGAGAATGCCAATGGAAAGTTAGATGAAGTTCCAATATTGGGTATATGTCTTGGGTTCCAAGCAATGTGCTTGGCTCAAGGTGCTGATGTCAGTGAGCTAAATACTATCAAGCATGGGCAAGTGTATGAAATGCATTTAAACGATGCAGCCAGAGCTTGTGGCCTTTTTTCTGGTTATCCCGATACGTTCAAATCTACGAGGTACCATTCATTGCATGTCAATGCCGAAGGCATTGACACCCTTTTGCCCTTATGCACAACCGAAGATGAGAACGGTATTCTTTTGATGAGTGCTCAAACGAAAAATAAGCCATGGTTTGGCGTACAGTACCACCCGGAGTCATGTTGTTCAGAATTGGGGGGGCTGTTAGTCAGTAACTTTCTCAAGTTGAGTTTCATAAATAACGTGAAGACAGGAAGGtgggaaaagaagaaacttAATGGAGAGTTTTCCGATATCCTATCTCGATTGGATAGGACTATTGATAGAGACCCCATATACAAGgtaaaagagaaatatCCGAAGGGCGAGGACACAACTTACGTTAAGCAGTTCGAGGTCTCTGAAGACCCGAAATTgacatttgaaatttgcAACATCATacgagaagaaaaatttgtcaTGTCATCTTCTGTGATTAGTGAAAATACGGGTGAATGGTCTATCATTGCTTTACCAAACTCCGCATCCCAGGTATTCACTCATTATGGAGCTATGAAAAAGACTACAGTTCATTATTGGCAAGATAGTGAAATTAGTTACACCTTGTTGAAAAAGTGTCTAGATGGTCAAGATTCGGATTTGCCTGGCTCCCTTGAGGTAATACATGAAGATAAATCCCAATTTTGGATCACTTTGGGTAAATTTATGGAGAATAAAATAATCGATAACCACAGAGAAATACCTTTTATTGGAGGTCTTGTTGGCATTTTAGGTTATGAAATAGGTCAGTACATTGCATGCGGCCGTTGCAATGATGATGAGAATTCCCTTGTTCCCGACGCCAAACTAGTTTTTATCAACAATAGTATAGTCATTAATCACAAGCAAGGGAAGCTTTATTGTATTTCTCTGGATAATACATTTCCAGTGGCATTAGAACAATCATTAAGGGACAGTTTTGTtagaaagaagaatattaaGCAATCCCTGTCCTGGCCCAAGTATCTTCCAGAGGAGATAGACTTCATTATAACTATGCCCGATAAACTTGACTACGCTAAGGCGTTTAAGAAATGTCAGGATTATATGCATAAGGGTGATTCTTATGAAATGTGTCTCACAACGCAAACCAAAGTTGTACCATCTGCGGTGATAGAACCCTGGAGGATTTTCCAGACCTTGGTACAAAGAAACCCGGCTCcattttcaagtttttttgaGTTTAAAGACATTATTCCCCGCCAAGATGAAACGCCTCCAGTTTTGTGCTTCTTAAGTACTTCTCCAGAAAGGTTTTTGAAGTGGGATGCAGACACATGCGAGCTACGTCCCATCAAGGGAACTGTGAAAAAAGGACCGCAAATGAACTTGGCAAAAGCCACACGAATCCTGAAGACACCAAAAGAATTTGGTGAGAACTTAATGATTTTGGACTTAATCAGAAATGACCTTTACGAGTTGGTTCCTGACGTTCGGGTGGAGGAGTTCATGTCCGTGCAAGAATATGCCACCGTTTACCAACTCGTTAGCGTCGTAAAGGCACATGGATTGACCTCTGCCAGTAAGAAGACGAGATATTCAGGCATTGATGTCCTTAAACACTCGCTTCCTCCGGGATCTATGACGGGAGCCCCCAAGAAGATTACTGTGCAATTATTGCAGGACAAGATAGAAAGCAAGCTAAACAAACATGTCAATGGTGGAGCACGTGGTGTTTACAGCGGTGTCACGGGATATTGGTCTGTGAATTCCAACGGAGATTGGTCTGTTAACATTAGATGTATGTATTCCTACAACGGCGGAACCAGCTGGCAACTCGGTGCAGGGGGGGCCATAACAGTCTTAAGCACACTAGATGGCGAACTAGAGGAAATGTACAACAAGTTGGAGAGCAACTTACAAATTTTCATGTAG
- the PPG1 gene encoding putative serine/threonine-protein kinase PPG1 (Serine protein phosphatase involved in formation of FAR complex; inhibits mitophagy by dephosphorylating Atg32p; required for glycogen accumulation; interacts with Tap42p, which binds to and regulates other protein phosphatases), whose translation MELDECLERLYKAQLLPEVTVRALCFKLKEMLVKESNVIHIQTPVTVVGDMHGQFHDMLEIFQIGGPVPDTNYLFLGDYVDRGLYSVETIMLLIVLKLRYPSRIHLLRGNHESRQITQSYGFYTECLNKYGGNSRVWQYLTDIFDYLVLCCIIDDEIFCVHGGLSPNVQTIDQIKIIDRFREIPHDGAMADLVWSDPEENNNPTLDHPDNSGQHFQVSPRGAGYTFGRSVVEKFLRMNDMNRIYRAHQLCNEGYQIYFDGLVTTVWSAPNYCYRCGNKASILELYSKDQFYFNVFEEAPENKLLKENSMNDNALEDSISNPVANRKLIADYFEDDSASADGSTDPEMYIFSDVYQARSASNRHVDYFL comes from the coding sequence ATGGAATTGGACGAATGTTTAGAAAGGCTATACAAGGCCCAGTTACTACCTGAAGTGACTGTAAGGGCACTCTGCTTTAAGCTGAAGGAAATGCTAGTGAAGGAGTCAAACGTGATTCACATTCAGACCCCTGTCACAGTCGTGGGGGATATGCATGGACAGTTTCACGATATGCTGGAGATCTTCCAAATAGGCGGCCCTGTTCCTGATACGAATTATCTGTTCTTGGGCGACTATGTAGACAGGGGGTTGTACAGTGTGGAAACAATTATGCTATTGATTGTGCTTAAGCTTCGATATCCTAGTAGAATTCATCTTTTGAGGGGAAACCACGAGTCACGTCAAATCACGCAGAGCTATGGTTTCTACACGGAGTGCTTGAACAAGTACGGTGGCAATTCAAGAGTTTGGCAATATTTGACAGATATATTTGACTATCTAGTGTTATGCTGTATTATCGACGACGAAATTTTTTGTGTTCATGGTGGGCTCTCGCCCAATGTTCAAACCATAGATCAGATCAAGATTATTGATAGATTTCGAGAAATTCCACACGATGGCGCCATGGCAGACTTGGTTTGGTCTGATCCggaagaaaacaataaccCCACGTTAGATCATCCAGATAACTCTGGACAACATTTCCAGGTGTCACCTCGTGGAGCAGGTTATACTTTCGGAAGAAGCGTGGTGGAGAAATTCTTACGTATGAACGATATGAACAGAATATACAGAGCCCATCAGTTATGTAACGAAGGTTACCAGATATATTTTGATGGATTGGTTACTACTGTATGGTCGGCGCCAAACTATTGTTATCGGTGCGGCAATAAAGCATCTATTCTGGAGCTGTATAGTAAAGATCAATTCTACTTCAACGTTTTCGAAGAGGCACCTGAAAATAAACTGTTGAAAGAGAACAGTATGAACGACAATGCCTTAGAAGATAGCATATCTAATCCGGTAGCCAACAGGAAATTGATTGCAGATTATTTCGAAGACGACTCTGCCTCCGCAGATGGCTCCACGGACCCTGAAATGTACATATTTTCAGATGTATACCAAGCCAGATCTGCTTCTAACAGACATGTTGATTACTTCTTGTAG
- the HUB1 gene encoding ubiquitin-like protein HUB1 (Ubiquitin-like protein modifier; promotes alternative splicing of SRC1 pre-mRNA; binds non-covalently to the HIND domain of Snu66, may function in modification of Sph1p and Hbt1p, functionally complemented by the human or S. pombe ortholog; mechanism of Hub1p adduct formation not yet clear): MIEVVVNDRLGKKVRVKCLAEDSVGDFKKVLSLQIGTQPNKIVLQKGGSVLKDHISLEDYEVHDQTNLELYYL, from the coding sequence ATGATTGAGGTAGTTGTGAATGACCGATTAGGCAAAAAAGTCAGAGTGAAGTGCCTTGCTGAAGATAGTGTAGgtgatttcaaaaaagtattGTCCTTGCAAATTGGCACCCAACCAAACAAAATTGTGTTGCAGAAGGGTGGAAGTGTTTTAAAAGACCATATCTCTCTGGAAGATTATGAGGTACATGATCAGACAAATTTGGAGCTGTATTACCTGTAG
- the EGO4 gene encoding Ego4p (hypothetical protein; expressed during diauxic shift and stationary phase, and negatively regulated by glucose; expression is regulated by Msn2p/Msn4p; overexpression slows down progression through meiosis and improves fermentative efficiency; YNR034W-A has a paralog, YCR075W-A, that arose from the whole genome duplication) codes for MKSSIPITEVLPRAVGSLTFDENYNLLDTSGVAKVIEKSPIAEIIRKSNAELGRLGYSVYEDAQYIGHAFKKAGHFIVYFTPKNKNREGVVPPVGITN; via the coding sequence ATGAAGTCAAGTATTCCAATCACCGAAGTATTGCCAAGAGCAGTGGGTTCGCTAACATTCGATGAAAATTACAATTTACTGGATACATCAGGTGTCGCAAAAGTCATCGAAAAGTCACCAATCGCAGAAATAATCAGGAAATCAAATGCCGAGTTAGGTAGGCTGGGCTACTCCGTCTACGAAGATGCTCAATATATAGGTCATGCCTTCAAGAAAGCTGGCCATTTTATTGTGTACTTCACTCcaaagaacaagaacagAGAGGGCGTTGTTCCTCCTGTAGGAATAACCAATTAG
- the SOL1 gene encoding Sol1p (Protein with a possible role in tRNA export; shows similarity to 6-phosphogluconolactonase non-catalytic domains but does not exhibit this enzymatic activity; homologous to Sol3p and Sol4p; SOL1 has a paralog, SOL2, that arose from the whole genome duplication; protein abundance increases in response to DNA replication stress), with amino-acid sequence MTTTVPKVFAFHEFAGVAEAVADHVIHAQNSALKKGKVSRSTQMSGTSLNGNGNTESKTMERVNSVRSNASSRGGSEDGATKKLKKEKERRFKIALSGGSLIQVLHEGLLKRDDVQWGKWDIYFADERLVPFSSSESNYGLAKRKIFDLIDTEKYGTPKIYHIDESLINDPQECADNYEKILIKGFAGRDSVKLPMFDLFLLGCAPDGHIASLFPNFQENLRENLAWVIPVENAPSGPSNRISLTIPVICHSHRVTFVVEGATKAPVIKTIMERPEKGLPSSIVNEGAAGRVSWFVDDDALKDVFVIKKKYKFYDDENLTE; translated from the coding sequence ATGACAACAACCGTACCTAAAGTGTTTGCATTCCATGAATTTGCAGGAGTAGCTGAGGCAGTTGCCGATCATGTTATTCACGCACAAAACTCTGCCCTTAAGAAGGGCAAAGTCTCAAGGTCCACACAGATGTCCGGAACGAGCCTTAACGGAAATGGTAACACAGAATCCAAAACGATGGAGAGAGTAAATTCTGTAAGGAGTAATGCCTCCAGCCGTGGTGGTAGTGAAGACGGCGCCActaagaaattgaaaaaggagaaagaaAGGCGCTTCAAGATTGCGTTGTCCGGTGGTTCGTTAATCCAAGTGTTGCACGAAGGattgttgaaaagagaCGACGTTCAATGGGGTAAATGGGACATTTACTTTGCTGATGAAAGACTAGTGCCCTTTAGCTCCAGTGAAAGCAATTACGGTCTTGctaagagaaaaatattcGATTTAATAGATACGGAGAAGTACGGAACTCCGAAAATTTATCACATTGATGAGTCATTGATTAACGACCCTCAAGAGTGTGCAGATAACTATGAGAAAATTCTAATTAAAGGATTTGCCGGTAGAGATTCTGTGAAACTACCGATGTTTGATCTGTTTCTGCTTGGCTGCGCTCCTGACGGTCACATAGCCTCGTTATTCCCCAATTTTCAAGAGAATCTACGTGAAAATCTGGCATGGGTCATACCTGTAGAAAATGCACCCAGCGGACCTTCGAATAGGATTTCACTGACCATCCCAGTGATTTGTCACTCTCATAGAGTCACCTTTGTTGTAGAGGGCGCCACAAAGGCGCCTGTAATCAAGACAATAATGGAAAGGCCTGAAAAGGGATTGCCTAGTAGTATTGTCAATGAGGGCGCCGCCGGTCGTGTTTCATGGTTTGTAGACGACGATGCTTTGAAAGATGTCTTTGTAATTAAGAAGAAGTACAAGTTTTATGATGATGAGAATTTGACTGAGTAG